The nucleotide window ACGATGTCAACTAGTTGTTGGGGATTCATTTCCTTAGTAACGAAGCTAACGCGTGAAGTTGACCGCCTGGGGAGTACGGTCGCAAGATTAAAACTCAAAGGAATTGACGGGGACCCGCACAAGCGGTGGATGATGTGGATTAATTCGATGCAACGCGAAAAACCTTACCTACCCTTGACATGTACGGAATCTTGCTGAAAGGTGAGAGTGCTCGAAAGAGAGCCGTAACACAGGTGCTGCATGGCTGTCGTCAGCTCGTGTCGTGAGATGTTGGGTTAAGTCCCGCAACGAGCGCAACCCTTGTCCTTAGTTGCTACGCAAGAGCACTCTAAGGAGACTGCCGGTGACAAACCGGAGGAAGGTGGGGATGACGTCAAGTCCTCATGGCCCTTATGGGTAGGGCTTCACACGTCATACAATGGTCGGTACAGAGGGCTGCCAAATCGCGAGATGGAGCTAACCCCAGAAAACCGATCGTAGTCCGGATCGCAGTCTGCAACTCGACTGCGTGAAGTTGGAATCGCTAGTAATCGCGGATCAGCATGTCGCGGTGAATACGTTCCCGGGTCTTGTACACACCGCCCGTCACACCATGGGAGTGGGTTTTGCCAGAAGTAGGTAGCCTAACCGTAAGGAGGGCGCTTACCACGGCAGGATTCATGACTGGGGTGAAGTCGTAACAAGGTAGCCGTAGGGGAACCTGCGGCTGGATCACCTCCTTTCTAGAGCATGCACTGGAAGTTGAGTGTTCACGCTTATCGGTTGTTGACTGCGTAGATCTAAGTCGGGTCTGTAGCTCAGGTGGTTAGAGCACCGTCTTGATAAGGCGGGGGTCGAAGGTTCAAGTCCTTCCAGACCCACCAATCTCTTTCCACCGACGCCTGGTAGAAAGAAATTAGGCTGAGGCAAGGCACAAAAAGCTGCCGCATACATTGGTATGCAAAGGTTTTTGTAACGCCGCATCAGACTGATTTTGGGGGCATAGCTCAGCTGGGAGAGCACCTGCTTTGCAAGCAGGGGGTCGTCGGTTCGATCCCGTCTGCCTCCACCAATTCCTTAGATCGTACATCGATGTCAGTCAAAAGCTTTTACGTCTGTAGTAAATCCCTATAGAGATTTCACGTGAATGTTTTTGAATGACAGCAATGTCATGCAGTTATTTGTTCTTTAACAATTTAGAAGAAGTAGTAGTACAACGGAAGCGCATTAGAGATGGTGCGTGGAAATTGTACGGGTTGTGATTGTATCAACTAGTATTTAAGTGATCGAAAGATGACTTGGAATACGGCACAACGCTAAAACTCAACCTGTAACGAGACATTCTCGTTATAGGGTCAAGCGAATAAGTGCATGTGGTGGATGCCTTGGCGATTACAGGCGATGAAGGACGCGATAGCCTGCGAAAAGTTGTGGGGAGCTGGCAAATAAGCTTTGATCCACAAATGTCCGAATGGGGAAACCCGGCCCGAATGGGTCATCCTAGACTGAATACATAGGTCTAGCGAAGCGAACGCGGCGAACTGAAACATCTAAGTAGCTGCAGGAAAAGAAATCAACCGAGATTCCCAAAGTAGTGGCGAGCGAAATGGGACCAGCCTTCAAGATTTAGCACCGGTGTTATCAAAACGGAATGGAAAGTCCGGCCATAGTGGGTGATAGCCCCGTATGAGAAAACCCTGGTGTGGAACTAAGCTTGAGAAAAGTAGGGCGGGACACGTGAAATCCTGTCTGAAGATGGGGGGACCATCCTCCAAGGCTAAATACTCGTAATCGACCGATAGTGAACCAGTACCGTGAGGGAAAGGCGAAAAGAACCCCGGGAGGGGAGTGAAATAGATCCTGAAACCGCATGCATACAAACAGTCGGAGCCTCGTAAGGGGTGACGGCGTACCTTTTGTATAATGGGTCAGCGACTTACATTCAGTGGCAAGCTTAACCGAATAGGGAAGGCGTAGCGAAAGCGAGTCCGAATAGGGCGTTCAGTCGCTGGGTGTAGACCCGAAACCAAGTGATCTATCCATGGCCAGGATGAAGGTGCGGTAACACGTACTGGAGGTCCGAACCCACTAATGTTGAAAAATTAGGGGATGAGCTGTGGATAGGGGTGAAAGGCTAAACAAACTTGGAAATAGCTGGTTCTCTCCGAAAACTATTTAGGTAGTGCCTCGTGTATCACCTTCGGGGGTAGAGCACTGTCATGGTTGAAGGGTCCATTGCGGATTACTTCGCCATAGCAAACTCCGAATACCGAAGAGTGCAATCACGGGAGACAGACATCGGGTGCTAACGTCCGGTGTCAAGAGGGAAACAACCCAGACCGCCAGCTAAGGTCCCTAAATATTGCTAAGTGGGAAACGAAGTGGGAAGGCTAAAACAGTCAGGAGGTTGGCTTAGAAGCAGCCACCCTTTAAAGAAAGCGTAATAGCTCACTGATCGAGTCGTCCTGCGCGGAAGATGTAACGGGGCTAAGCAATATACCGAAGCTGCGGATGCGAGCTTGCTCGCATGGTAGGAGAGCGTTCTGTAAGCCTGTGAAGGTGTCTTGTGAAGGATGCTGGAGGTATCAGAAGTGCGAATGCTGACATGAGTAGCGATAAAGGGGGTGAAAGGCCCCCTCGCCGTAAGCCCAAGGTTTCCTACGCAACGTTCATCGGCGTAGGGTGAGTCGGCCCCTAAGGCGAGGCAGAGATGCGTAGCTGATGGGAAGCAGGTTAATATTCCTGCACCGTCGTATGATGCGATGGGGGGACGGATCGCGGAAGGTTGTCCGGGTGTTGGAAGTCCCGGTCCCTGTATTGGAGAAGGCGCTTAGGCAAATCCGGGCGCGGAATTCAAGGATATGGGGCGAGTGAACTTGTTCACGAAGCAATTGGAAGTGGTTCCAAGAAAAGCCTCTAAGCTTCAGTCATACGAGACCGTACCGCAAACCGACACAGGTGGGCGAGATGAGTATTCTAAGGCGCTTGAGAGAACTCGGGAGAAGGAACTCGGCAAATTGGTACCGTAACTTCGGGATAAGGTACGCCCTTGTAGCTTGACTGGCCTGCGCCAGGAGGGTGAAAGGGTTGCAATAAACTGGTGGCTGCGACTGTTTAATAAAAACACAGCACTCTGCAAACACGAAAGTGGACGTATAGGGTGTGACGCCTGCCCGGTGCCGGAAGATTAAATGATGGGGTGCAAGCTCTTGATTGAAGTCCCGGTAAACGGCGGCCGTAACTATAACGGTCCTAAGGTAGCGAAATTCCTTGTCGGGTAAGTTCCGACCTGCACGAATGGCGTAACGATGGCCACACTGTCTCCTCCCGAGACTCAGCGAAGTTGAAGTGTTTGTGATGATGCAATCTACCCGCGGCTAGACGGAAAGACCCCATGAACCTTTACTGTAGCTTTGCATTGGACTTTGAACCGGTCTGTGTAGGATAGGTGGGAGGCTTTGAAGCAGGAACGCTAGTTTCTGTGGAGCCATCCTTGAAATACCACCCTGGTTTGTTTGAGGTTCTAACCTAGGTCCGTAATCCGGATCGGGGACAGTGCATGGTAGGCAGTTTGACTGGGGCGGTCTCCTCCCAAAGTGTAACGGAGGAGTACGAAGGTACGCTAGGTACGGTCGGAAATCGTGCTGATAGTGCAATGGCAAAAGCGTGCTTAACTGCGAGACTGACAAGTCGAGCAGGTGCGAAAGCAGGTCATAGTGATCCGGTGGTTCTGTATGGAAGGGCCATCGCTCAACGGATAAAAGGTACTCTGGGGATAACAGGCTGATACCGCCCAAGAGTTCATATCGACGGCGGTGTTTGGCACCTCGATGTCGGCTCATCTCATCCTGGGGCTGTAGCCGGTCCCAAGGGTATGGCTGTTCGCCATTTAAAGAGGTACGTGAGCTGGGTTTAAAACGTCGTGAGACAGTTTGGTCCCTATCTGCCGTGGGCGTTGGAAGTTTGAAGGGGGCTGCTCCTAGTACGAGAGGACCGGAGTGGACGAACCTCTGGTGTACCGGTTGTCACGCCAGTGGCATCGCCGGGTAGCTATGTTCGGAAGAGATAACCGCTGAAAGCATCTAAGCGGGAAACTCGCCTTAAGATGAGACTTCCCTAGGAACTCGATTCCTTTGAAGGGTCGTTCAAGACCAGGACGTTGATAGGTCAGGTGTGGAAGCGCAGTAATGCGTTAAGCTAACTGATACTAATTGCCCGTAAGGCTTGATCCTATAACCAGTGTGTTTTGTGCTGGTGTGAGTTTGCGTGTGCCCATAACGAGGCTGATACGCTCACAACCCAACTACATGTAGTACTACGCTTCTTCTGAATTGGTTTTGTTGCACCTAGTGCAGCAGAACATACAAGTTATGCCTGATGACCATAGCGAGTTGGAACCACCCCTTCCCATCCCGAACAGGACCGTGAAACGACTCCACGCCGATGATAGTGCGGATACCCGTGTGAAAGTAGGTAATCGTCAGGCTCCCCTAAAGACCCCTTGCTACAACGCGTAGCAAGGGGTTTTTGCTTTGCGCGTTCGGAATTCGAGCGTGGTTGCACTCAACACCGCCGGCCGATCTTTGTTTCCCGGATACCACCTAGCGCAATTGATACGCTTCGCGTTCGGATCCCTTCTGATGTTCTCCTTCTTGACGCGTTTGAAAGCTGTCGTCTGGGTAATCGTTTGAAAGATACGAGAGATGACATATTCGGGGGCTATCGTGACGGTTGTTTTATTGACCGATATGGGCGTCGCAAAAGCGTATCTTCATACGCAACGCTGCCCGGCACACGATGAATCTACTTTCAAACCCCGGGACAAAGCTCCCGCCAGTTGTTGTCATCTCGCTGACTGATAGTCTTACGCGTCGCGTCCACATCACCGAACAACTCAAACGAGCTGGCGTACCGTTCCGGTTCTTCAACGCGGAGCGCGTGAGCGAGTATCCGGATGTCTATGATGCGCAAACGCGTCTTCGCACCTATGGCAACCACCTGACGCTCGGTGAAATCGGCTGTTACGACAGTCACTATCGTGTCTGGCAGGAGCTCGCAGATTCGAATAACGACATCTGGTGTGTGCTTGAGGACGACGTTCAACTCGCTCCTGGCTTTGCCGCTCGCTTGAGTTACACACTCGATGCGACGACCCCTTGGGGGATTGCCCGTCTCAACGAAGGTGGTGATGCAGGCCGCTGGCCAGTGGGGCGGCTCCCCGACGGGGCAATCCTGCATGACCATCGCAAGCAGCCCGGTGGAACGCAGGCCTACCTGATTCGCAGGGACGCTGCCCTGACACTTCTTGCGTATGGCAAACGGATGGTGCACCCCGTTGACGACATGTTGAATCGGAACTGGGAACACGGCATCCGCATGATCTCGACGTCGCCCGCAGTCGTCTCGCATTGCGATGAGATTGTCGACACTACCATCACCGGGAGAAAGAAAGCGCAACGCTCACTTCCCGAGAAGCTGCGTCGCGAATTCCATATGGGCCGGGATAGTCTGAGCCGGCACGCGGATGTCTGGCGTAGACGCTTCCTGGAATCGCGTCGATGGGACGAGAGGACGTAGACGCCGCAAAGGCCGTAGCGGACCAAAGTATCCTGTCAAAACAAAAACGCGCTGCCTCAGAGAGGACAGCGCGTCATTGTCACGGCAAGGGGCGTACGAGCGAATTCAAGCCGACATTGCTACCTCTGAATTGACCCCGTAGCACTGCAAGTAAAACCGGCATCGGTTGCGCCGCAGGGCCTACCTCAGAGGAACGCGGCCTCACTAGACTTCAGCATCGGGGGACTGACCCACGCGAAAACCGCGAGTCTCCCCCCAACACCTCACACCGCTACCGTTTCCTCAGGAAACACCGGCTCGCCGAGGTTCAGCATCAGGCGATTTGCCCACGCGAAAATGGCAATCGAGTGGATCAGGTCGAGGATTTCTGCATCCGTTAGGCCAACGTCACGCAGTGCCTGCAATTGTGCCGGGCGCACATCACCCGGCGTCTCGGTCAGCTCGATCGAGAACTGCGCAATGGCCTTCTCCCGCGCGGTCGTTCCCGCCGTGCGCGGCTCGTCG belongs to Pandoraea norimbergensis and includes:
- a CDS encoding glycosyltransferase family 25 protein; the encoded protein is MNLLSNPGTKLPPVVVISLTDSLTRRVHITEQLKRAGVPFRFFNAERVSEYPDVYDAQTRLRTYGNHLTLGEIGCYDSHYRVWQELADSNNDIWCVLEDDVQLAPGFAARLSYTLDATTPWGIARLNEGGDAGRWPVGRLPDGAILHDHRKQPGGTQAYLIRRDAALTLLAYGKRMVHPVDDMLNRNWEHGIRMISTSPAVVSHCDEIVDTTITGRKKAQRSLPEKLRREFHMGRDSLSRHADVWRRRFLESRRWDERT